The Haemorhous mexicanus isolate bHaeMex1 chromosome 5, bHaeMex1.pri, whole genome shotgun sequence genome contains a region encoding:
- the ZC3H7B gene encoding zinc finger CCCH domain-containing protein 7B isoform X5, with protein sequence MERQKRKQEIEKGLQFIQSTLPLSQEDYEAFLQKLVRNLFAEGNDLFREKDFKLSLVQYVEGLNVADYAASDEVTIPKELLCKLHVNRAACYFAMGLYEKALEDSEKALSLDEENIRALFRKARSLNELGRHKEAYECNSRCLLSLPHDESVTQLGQELAQKLGLRVRKAYKRPQQELETFSLLSNGTSISSSNQTASNGLGSIDDIETDSSMDLQCLPAPVATSIPVNEGLAPLPSDSDAKGLPTSLPAASLLPSPDCVPLPVPENTEDFTDGDIIGEELDSLLDSLAEGSPYPLSLVQGTIPTNLPTEMPQLIPVFPGGTPLLPPVVTASIPVSTPLPPASFGLVMDPTKQLSSSSVLDAFEAPPGGSGGSTLDSLDSLDLLPYTDTRLDALDSFGTSRGSLDTLDSFAIETSSQELRHPPSSQKPAPVVSELLPRADVPRCSGTKVSLGGVSHPAVPKATEHLLSQPEPVMPNTALLVKNPLASTHVFKQACHICYPKTGPKAGDYTYREGLEHKCKRDILLGRLKSSEDKTWKRIRPRPTKTNFVGSYYLCKDMLNKQDCKYGDNCTFAYHQEEIDVWTEERKGTLNRDLLFDPLGGIKQSSLTIAKLLKEHQGIFTFLCEICFDSKPRIISKGTKDTPSVCSNLSAKHIFHDNKCLVHIVRSTSLKYSKIRQFQEHFQFDVCRHEVRYGCLREDSCHFAHSFIELKVWLLQQYSGMTHEDIVQESKKYWQQMEAHASKPANSVASPRNPTSSTFDLQMKFVCGQCWRNGQLVEPDKDLKYCSAKAPHCWTKERRVLLVMSKAKKKWVSVRPLPSIRNFPQQYDLCIHAQNGRKCQYVGNCSFAHSPEERDMWTFMKENKILDMQQTYDMWLKKHNPGKPGEGTPLTSREGEKQIQMPTDYADIMMGYHCWLCGKNSNSKKQWQQHIQSEKHKEKVFTSDSDSSCWSYRFPMGEFRLCERFQKNKACPEGEECRYAHGQDELTEWLDRREVLKQKLAKARKDMLLCPRDDDFGKYNFLLRDDV encoded by the exons ATGGAGaggcagaagagaaaacaagaaatagaGAAAGGACTTCAGTTCATTCA gtcCACATTACCCCTAAGCCAAGAAGATTATGAG gcctTTTTGCAGAAGCTGGTGAGAAACTTGTTTGCAGAGGGCAATGATTTGTTCAGAGAGAAGGATTTCAAGCTTTCCCTGGTCCAGTACGTAGAAGGGCTGAACGTGGCAGATTATGCAGCCTCTGATGAGGTGACCATCCCAAAGGAGCTCCTCTGCAAGCTCCATGTGAACCGAGCTGCCTGCTACTTTGCCATG GGGTTGTATGAGAAGGCGCTGGAAGACAGCGAGAAGGCTTTGAGTCTCGACGAGGAGAACATCCGAGCGCTATTCCGGAAAGCCCGTTCCTTAAATGAACTTGGAAGACACAAAGAAGCGTATGAGTGCAACAGCCGATGCTTGCTGTCCCTCCCACAT GATGAAAGTGTCACACAACTGGGGCAGGAGCTTGCCCAGAAGCTGGGACTGAGGGTTCGAAAAGCATACAAAAGACCTCAG CAGGAATTGGAAACATTCTCACTACTCAGTAATGGCACTTCAATCAGTTCATCAAACCAG ACTGCTTCCAATGGATTGGGCTCAATAGATGACATCGAAACAG ACTCCTCTATGGACCTGCAGtgcctcccagctcctgtggccaCCTCCATCCCTGTGAATGAGGGGCTGGCCCCTTTGCCTTCTGACTCAGATGCAAAGGGCTTGCCCACCTCgcttcctgctgccagcttgcTCCCATCTCCAGACTGTGTACCCTTGCCAGTGCCTGAGAACACAGAGGACTTCACAGatggggacatcattggggaaGAACTAGACTCCCTCCTGGATTCCCTTGCTGAAGGGTCACCATACCCTCTA tCTCTGGTCCAGGGCACCATTCCTACCAACCTGCCAACAGAGATGCCCCAGTTGATTCCTGTGTTTCCGGGGGGAACTCCGCTGCTGCCTCCAGTTGTGACAGCCAGCATCCCTGTCTCTACCCCTCTGCCACCTGCCTCCTTTGGCCTGGTGATGGATCCCACCAAgcagctctcctcctcctctgtcctgGATGCCTTCGAGGCCCCACCAGGAGGAAGTGGTGGCTCCACTTTAGATTCGCTGGATTCCCTGGATCTGCTTCCATACACAGATACAAGGCTTGATGCCCTGGACTCCTTTGGGACAAGCAGGGGGTCGCTGGATACCTTGGATTCCTTTGCCATTG AAACTAGCTCTCAGGAACTGCGACACCCACCCAGCAGCCAAAAACCAGCCCCAGTGGTGAGTGAGCTACTGCCCCGTGCTGATGTCCCAAGGTGCTCTGGAACCAAG GTCAGCCTTGGTGGAGTGAgtcacccagctgtgcccaaggCCACTGAGCACCTGCTGTCGCAGCCAGAACCAGTAATGCccaacacagctctgctggtgaaGAACCCCCTGGCGTCTACTCATGTTTTCAAACAAGCCTGTCATATCTGCTACCCCAAAACAG GGCCCAAGGCTGGCGATTACACCTATCGGGAAGGCTTGGAGCACAAGTGCAAGCGGGACATCCTGCTGGGCAGGCTGAAGAGCTCTGAAGACAAGACCTGGAAGAGGATCCGTCCTCGcccaaccaaaaccaacttTGTAGGATCCTATTATCTGTGCAAAG ATATGCTTAACAAGCAGGACTGTAAGTACGGGGATAACTGCACCTTCGCGTACCACCAGGAAGAGATCGACGTGTGGACGGAGGAGAGGAAGGGGACCCTCAACCGTGACCTCCTCTTTGACCCGCTAGGTGGGATCAAGCAGAGCAGCCTCACAATTGCCAAGCTCCTCAAGGAACATCAGGGCATCTTCACCTTCCTTTGTGAG ATTTGCTTTGACAGCAAACCCCGGATTATCAGCAAAGGGACCAAGGACACACCATCTGTCTGCTCCAACCTTTCtgcaaaacacattttccatGACAACAA GTGTCTGGTCCACATTGTGCGTTCCACCTCCCTGAAATATTCCAAGATCCGTCAGTTCCAGGAGCACTTCCAGTTTGACGTGTGCCGCCATGAGGTGCGTTACGGCTGCCTGCGTGAGGACAGCTGCCACTTTGCTCACAGTTTCATTGAGCTCAaggtctggctgctgcagcaataTTCAG GAATGACCCACGAAGATATTGTGCAGGAGTCCAAGAAGTACTGGCAGCAGATGGAGGCACATGCCAGCAAACCAGCCAACAGCGTG GCTTCTCCCCGGAATCCCACGTCAAGCACCTTTGACCTCCAGATGAAATTTGTGTGTGGCCAGTGCTGGAGGAACGGGCAGCTGGTGGAGCCAGATAAAGACCTCAAGTACTGTAGTGCCAAAGCCCCCCACTG CTGGACGAAGGAACGCCGTGTCCTGCTGGTGATGTCCAAAGCGAAGAAGAAGTGGGTGTCAGTCCGACCGCTGCCTTCCATCCGTAACTTCCCACAGCAATATGAT TTGTGTATCCATGCACAGAATGGCAGGAAATGCCAGTATGTGGGCAACTGCTCCTTTGcccacagccctgaggagagAGACATGTGGACCTtcatgaaggaaaataaaa TACTAGATATGCAGCAGACCTATGACATGTGGCTAAAGAAACACAATCCTGGGAAGCCTGGAGAGGGAACACCACTCACCTCGCGAGAAGGGGAGAAACAGATCCAGATGCCCACTGACTATGCGGACATCATG ATGGGCTAccactgctggctctgtgggaaaaacagcaacagcaagaagcaatggcagcagcacatccagtCAGAGAAGCACAAGGAGAAGGTCTTCACCTCAGACAGTgactccagctgctggagctacCGGTTCCCCATGGGCGAATTCCGGCTCTGCGAGAG
- the ZC3H7B gene encoding zinc finger CCCH domain-containing protein 7B isoform X3, with protein MERQKRKQEIEKGLQFIQSTLPLSQEDYEAFLQKLVRNLFAEGNDLFREKDFKLSLVQYVEGLNVADYAASDEVTIPKELLCKLHVNRAACYFAMGLYEKALEDSEKALSLDEENIRALFRKARSLNELGRHKEAYECNSRCLLSLPHDESVTQLGQELAQKLGLRVRKAYKRPQQELETFSLLSNGTSISSSNQTASNGLGSIDDIETDSSMDLQCLPAPVATSIPVNEGLAPLPSDSDAKGLPTSLPAASLLPSPDCVPLPVPENTEDFTDGDIIGEELDSLLDSLAEGSPYPLSLVQGTIPTNLPTEMPQLIPVFPGGTPLLPPVVTASIPVSTPLPPASFGLVMDPTKQLSSSSVLDAFEAPPGGSGGSTLDSLDSLDLLPYTDTRLDALDSFGTSRGSLDTLDSFAIEETSSQELRHPPSSQKPAPVVSELLPRADVPRCSGTKVSLGGVSHPAVPKATEHLLSQPEPVMPNTALLVKNPLASTHVFKQACHICYPKTGPKAGDYTYREGLEHKCKRDILLGRLKSSEDKTWKRIRPRPTKTNFVGSYYLCKDMLNKQDCKYGDNCTFAYHQEEIDVWTEERKGTLNRDLLFDPLGGIKQSSLTIAKLLKEHQGIFTFLCEICFDSKPRIISKGTKDTPSVCSNLSAKHIFHDNKCLVHIVRSTSLKYSKIRQFQEHFQFDVCRHEVRYGCLREDSCHFAHSFIELKVWLLQQYSGMTHEDIVQESKKYWQQMEAHASKPANSVASPRNPTSSTFDLQMKFVCGQCWRNGQLVEPDKDLKYCSAKAPHCWTKERRVLLVMSKAKKKWVSVRPLPSIRNFPQQYDLCIHAQNGRKCQYVGNCSFAHSPEERDMWTFMKENKILDMQQTYDMWLKKHNPGKPGEGTPLTSREGEKQIQMPTDYADIMMGYHCWLCGKNSNSKKQWQQHIQSEKHKEKVFTSDSDSSCWSYRFPMGEFRLCERFQKNKACPEGEECRYAHGQDELTEWLDRREVLKQKLAKARKDMLLCPRDDDFGKYNFLLRDDV; from the exons ATGGAGaggcagaagagaaaacaagaaatagaGAAAGGACTTCAGTTCATTCA gtcCACATTACCCCTAAGCCAAGAAGATTATGAG gcctTTTTGCAGAAGCTGGTGAGAAACTTGTTTGCAGAGGGCAATGATTTGTTCAGAGAGAAGGATTTCAAGCTTTCCCTGGTCCAGTACGTAGAAGGGCTGAACGTGGCAGATTATGCAGCCTCTGATGAGGTGACCATCCCAAAGGAGCTCCTCTGCAAGCTCCATGTGAACCGAGCTGCCTGCTACTTTGCCATG GGGTTGTATGAGAAGGCGCTGGAAGACAGCGAGAAGGCTTTGAGTCTCGACGAGGAGAACATCCGAGCGCTATTCCGGAAAGCCCGTTCCTTAAATGAACTTGGAAGACACAAAGAAGCGTATGAGTGCAACAGCCGATGCTTGCTGTCCCTCCCACAT GATGAAAGTGTCACACAACTGGGGCAGGAGCTTGCCCAGAAGCTGGGACTGAGGGTTCGAAAAGCATACAAAAGACCTCAG CAGGAATTGGAAACATTCTCACTACTCAGTAATGGCACTTCAATCAGTTCATCAAACCAG ACTGCTTCCAATGGATTGGGCTCAATAGATGACATCGAAACAG ACTCCTCTATGGACCTGCAGtgcctcccagctcctgtggccaCCTCCATCCCTGTGAATGAGGGGCTGGCCCCTTTGCCTTCTGACTCAGATGCAAAGGGCTTGCCCACCTCgcttcctgctgccagcttgcTCCCATCTCCAGACTGTGTACCCTTGCCAGTGCCTGAGAACACAGAGGACTTCACAGatggggacatcattggggaaGAACTAGACTCCCTCCTGGATTCCCTTGCTGAAGGGTCACCATACCCTCTA tCTCTGGTCCAGGGCACCATTCCTACCAACCTGCCAACAGAGATGCCCCAGTTGATTCCTGTGTTTCCGGGGGGAACTCCGCTGCTGCCTCCAGTTGTGACAGCCAGCATCCCTGTCTCTACCCCTCTGCCACCTGCCTCCTTTGGCCTGGTGATGGATCCCACCAAgcagctctcctcctcctctgtcctgGATGCCTTCGAGGCCCCACCAGGAGGAAGTGGTGGCTCCACTTTAGATTCGCTGGATTCCCTGGATCTGCTTCCATACACAGATACAAGGCTTGATGCCCTGGACTCCTTTGGGACAAGCAGGGGGTCGCTGGATACCTTGGATTCCTTTGCCATTG AAGAAACTAGCTCTCAGGAACTGCGACACCCACCCAGCAGCCAAAAACCAGCCCCAGTGGTGAGTGAGCTACTGCCCCGTGCTGATGTCCCAAGGTGCTCTGGAACCAAG GTCAGCCTTGGTGGAGTGAgtcacccagctgtgcccaaggCCACTGAGCACCTGCTGTCGCAGCCAGAACCAGTAATGCccaacacagctctgctggtgaaGAACCCCCTGGCGTCTACTCATGTTTTCAAACAAGCCTGTCATATCTGCTACCCCAAAACAG GGCCCAAGGCTGGCGATTACACCTATCGGGAAGGCTTGGAGCACAAGTGCAAGCGGGACATCCTGCTGGGCAGGCTGAAGAGCTCTGAAGACAAGACCTGGAAGAGGATCCGTCCTCGcccaaccaaaaccaacttTGTAGGATCCTATTATCTGTGCAAAG ATATGCTTAACAAGCAGGACTGTAAGTACGGGGATAACTGCACCTTCGCGTACCACCAGGAAGAGATCGACGTGTGGACGGAGGAGAGGAAGGGGACCCTCAACCGTGACCTCCTCTTTGACCCGCTAGGTGGGATCAAGCAGAGCAGCCTCACAATTGCCAAGCTCCTCAAGGAACATCAGGGCATCTTCACCTTCCTTTGTGAG ATTTGCTTTGACAGCAAACCCCGGATTATCAGCAAAGGGACCAAGGACACACCATCTGTCTGCTCCAACCTTTCtgcaaaacacattttccatGACAACAA GTGTCTGGTCCACATTGTGCGTTCCACCTCCCTGAAATATTCCAAGATCCGTCAGTTCCAGGAGCACTTCCAGTTTGACGTGTGCCGCCATGAGGTGCGTTACGGCTGCCTGCGTGAGGACAGCTGCCACTTTGCTCACAGTTTCATTGAGCTCAaggtctggctgctgcagcaataTTCAG GAATGACCCACGAAGATATTGTGCAGGAGTCCAAGAAGTACTGGCAGCAGATGGAGGCACATGCCAGCAAACCAGCCAACAGCGTG GCTTCTCCCCGGAATCCCACGTCAAGCACCTTTGACCTCCAGATGAAATTTGTGTGTGGCCAGTGCTGGAGGAACGGGCAGCTGGTGGAGCCAGATAAAGACCTCAAGTACTGTAGTGCCAAAGCCCCCCACTG CTGGACGAAGGAACGCCGTGTCCTGCTGGTGATGTCCAAAGCGAAGAAGAAGTGGGTGTCAGTCCGACCGCTGCCTTCCATCCGTAACTTCCCACAGCAATATGAT TTGTGTATCCATGCACAGAATGGCAGGAAATGCCAGTATGTGGGCAACTGCTCCTTTGcccacagccctgaggagagAGACATGTGGACCTtcatgaaggaaaataaaa TACTAGATATGCAGCAGACCTATGACATGTGGCTAAAGAAACACAATCCTGGGAAGCCTGGAGAGGGAACACCACTCACCTCGCGAGAAGGGGAGAAACAGATCCAGATGCCCACTGACTATGCGGACATCATG ATGGGCTAccactgctggctctgtgggaaaaacagcaacagcaagaagcaatggcagcagcacatccagtCAGAGAAGCACAAGGAGAAGGTCTTCACCTCAGACAGTgactccagctgctggagctacCGGTTCCCCATGGGCGAATTCCGGCTCTGCGAGAG
- the ZC3H7B gene encoding zinc finger CCCH domain-containing protein 7B isoform X2, which produces MERQKRKQEIEKGLQFIQSTLPLSQEDYEAFLQKLVRNLFAEGNDLFREKDFKLSLVQYVEGLNVADYAASDEVTIPKELLCKLHVNRAACYFAMGLYEKALEDSEKALSLDEENIRALFRKARSLNELGRHKEAYECNSRCLLSLPHDESVTQLGQELAQKLGLRVRKAYKRPQELETFSLLSNGTSISSSNQTASNGLGSIDDIETDSSMDLQCLPAPVATSIPVNEGLAPLPSDSDAKGLPTSLPAASLLPSPDCVPLPVPENTEDFTDGDIIGEELDSLLDSLAEGSPYPLSLVQGTIPTNLPTEMPQLIPVFPGGTPLLPPVVTASIPVSTPLPPASFGLVMDPTKQLSSSSVLDAFEAPPGGSGGSTLDSLDSLDLLPYTDTRLDALDSFGTSRGSLDTLDSFAIEETSSQELRHPPSSQKPAPVVSELLPRADVPRCSGTKVVSLGGVSHPAVPKATEHLLSQPEPVMPNTALLVKNPLASTHVFKQACHICYPKTGPKAGDYTYREGLEHKCKRDILLGRLKSSEDKTWKRIRPRPTKTNFVGSYYLCKDMLNKQDCKYGDNCTFAYHQEEIDVWTEERKGTLNRDLLFDPLGGIKQSSLTIAKLLKEHQGIFTFLCEICFDSKPRIISKGTKDTPSVCSNLSAKHIFHDNKCLVHIVRSTSLKYSKIRQFQEHFQFDVCRHEVRYGCLREDSCHFAHSFIELKVWLLQQYSGMTHEDIVQESKKYWQQMEAHASKPANSVASPRNPTSSTFDLQMKFVCGQCWRNGQLVEPDKDLKYCSAKAPHCWTKERRVLLVMSKAKKKWVSVRPLPSIRNFPQQYDLCIHAQNGRKCQYVGNCSFAHSPEERDMWTFMKENKILDMQQTYDMWLKKHNPGKPGEGTPLTSREGEKQIQMPTDYADIMMGYHCWLCGKNSNSKKQWQQHIQSEKHKEKVFTSDSDSSCWSYRFPMGEFRLCERFQKNKACPEGEECRYAHGQDELTEWLDRREVLKQKLAKARKDMLLCPRDDDFGKYNFLLRDDV; this is translated from the exons ATGGAGaggcagaagagaaaacaagaaatagaGAAAGGACTTCAGTTCATTCA gtcCACATTACCCCTAAGCCAAGAAGATTATGAG gcctTTTTGCAGAAGCTGGTGAGAAACTTGTTTGCAGAGGGCAATGATTTGTTCAGAGAGAAGGATTTCAAGCTTTCCCTGGTCCAGTACGTAGAAGGGCTGAACGTGGCAGATTATGCAGCCTCTGATGAGGTGACCATCCCAAAGGAGCTCCTCTGCAAGCTCCATGTGAACCGAGCTGCCTGCTACTTTGCCATG GGGTTGTATGAGAAGGCGCTGGAAGACAGCGAGAAGGCTTTGAGTCTCGACGAGGAGAACATCCGAGCGCTATTCCGGAAAGCCCGTTCCTTAAATGAACTTGGAAGACACAAAGAAGCGTATGAGTGCAACAGCCGATGCTTGCTGTCCCTCCCACAT GATGAAAGTGTCACACAACTGGGGCAGGAGCTTGCCCAGAAGCTGGGACTGAGGGTTCGAAAAGCATACAAAAGACCTCAG GAATTGGAAACATTCTCACTACTCAGTAATGGCACTTCAATCAGTTCATCAAACCAG ACTGCTTCCAATGGATTGGGCTCAATAGATGACATCGAAACAG ACTCCTCTATGGACCTGCAGtgcctcccagctcctgtggccaCCTCCATCCCTGTGAATGAGGGGCTGGCCCCTTTGCCTTCTGACTCAGATGCAAAGGGCTTGCCCACCTCgcttcctgctgccagcttgcTCCCATCTCCAGACTGTGTACCCTTGCCAGTGCCTGAGAACACAGAGGACTTCACAGatggggacatcattggggaaGAACTAGACTCCCTCCTGGATTCCCTTGCTGAAGGGTCACCATACCCTCTA tCTCTGGTCCAGGGCACCATTCCTACCAACCTGCCAACAGAGATGCCCCAGTTGATTCCTGTGTTTCCGGGGGGAACTCCGCTGCTGCCTCCAGTTGTGACAGCCAGCATCCCTGTCTCTACCCCTCTGCCACCTGCCTCCTTTGGCCTGGTGATGGATCCCACCAAgcagctctcctcctcctctgtcctgGATGCCTTCGAGGCCCCACCAGGAGGAAGTGGTGGCTCCACTTTAGATTCGCTGGATTCCCTGGATCTGCTTCCATACACAGATACAAGGCTTGATGCCCTGGACTCCTTTGGGACAAGCAGGGGGTCGCTGGATACCTTGGATTCCTTTGCCATTG AAGAAACTAGCTCTCAGGAACTGCGACACCCACCCAGCAGCCAAAAACCAGCCCCAGTGGTGAGTGAGCTACTGCCCCGTGCTGATGTCCCAAGGTGCTCTGGAACCAAGGTA GTCAGCCTTGGTGGAGTGAgtcacccagctgtgcccaaggCCACTGAGCACCTGCTGTCGCAGCCAGAACCAGTAATGCccaacacagctctgctggtgaaGAACCCCCTGGCGTCTACTCATGTTTTCAAACAAGCCTGTCATATCTGCTACCCCAAAACAG GGCCCAAGGCTGGCGATTACACCTATCGGGAAGGCTTGGAGCACAAGTGCAAGCGGGACATCCTGCTGGGCAGGCTGAAGAGCTCTGAAGACAAGACCTGGAAGAGGATCCGTCCTCGcccaaccaaaaccaacttTGTAGGATCCTATTATCTGTGCAAAG ATATGCTTAACAAGCAGGACTGTAAGTACGGGGATAACTGCACCTTCGCGTACCACCAGGAAGAGATCGACGTGTGGACGGAGGAGAGGAAGGGGACCCTCAACCGTGACCTCCTCTTTGACCCGCTAGGTGGGATCAAGCAGAGCAGCCTCACAATTGCCAAGCTCCTCAAGGAACATCAGGGCATCTTCACCTTCCTTTGTGAG ATTTGCTTTGACAGCAAACCCCGGATTATCAGCAAAGGGACCAAGGACACACCATCTGTCTGCTCCAACCTTTCtgcaaaacacattttccatGACAACAA GTGTCTGGTCCACATTGTGCGTTCCACCTCCCTGAAATATTCCAAGATCCGTCAGTTCCAGGAGCACTTCCAGTTTGACGTGTGCCGCCATGAGGTGCGTTACGGCTGCCTGCGTGAGGACAGCTGCCACTTTGCTCACAGTTTCATTGAGCTCAaggtctggctgctgcagcaataTTCAG GAATGACCCACGAAGATATTGTGCAGGAGTCCAAGAAGTACTGGCAGCAGATGGAGGCACATGCCAGCAAACCAGCCAACAGCGTG GCTTCTCCCCGGAATCCCACGTCAAGCACCTTTGACCTCCAGATGAAATTTGTGTGTGGCCAGTGCTGGAGGAACGGGCAGCTGGTGGAGCCAGATAAAGACCTCAAGTACTGTAGTGCCAAAGCCCCCCACTG CTGGACGAAGGAACGCCGTGTCCTGCTGGTGATGTCCAAAGCGAAGAAGAAGTGGGTGTCAGTCCGACCGCTGCCTTCCATCCGTAACTTCCCACAGCAATATGAT TTGTGTATCCATGCACAGAATGGCAGGAAATGCCAGTATGTGGGCAACTGCTCCTTTGcccacagccctgaggagagAGACATGTGGACCTtcatgaaggaaaataaaa TACTAGATATGCAGCAGACCTATGACATGTGGCTAAAGAAACACAATCCTGGGAAGCCTGGAGAGGGAACACCACTCACCTCGCGAGAAGGGGAGAAACAGATCCAGATGCCCACTGACTATGCGGACATCATG ATGGGCTAccactgctggctctgtgggaaaaacagcaacagcaagaagcaatggcagcagcacatccagtCAGAGAAGCACAAGGAGAAGGTCTTCACCTCAGACAGTgactccagctgctggagctacCGGTTCCCCATGGGCGAATTCCGGCTCTGCGAGAG